The Bacilli bacterium PM5-9 DNA segment ATTGCTGATTGTGAAATATCATTATTATCTTTTAAAACAAGCGAATAAATATCATCAACCTTCTCTTCTACAACTCCATCAAAATAAATACATAAACATCTGACATCTTCAAGTTGAGAAATTGTTTTATATTCAACAATTACTCTTTTTATAACAGCTAAGTCTTCATTAAACTGAGCAATATCTTGAAAGCTTTTACTACATATTCTAATTAAAGGATATTTAGCCATTCTATTTTCAATAAATATTCCCTCAACATTTTTTATTTCAACTTCACGATAATTGTATTTTGACATAAAAAAACGTGAGAGTTCAATCATTTTTAATCCATCAATAAAATTATTATTCATTACTCAGTCCTCCTTGAATAGAATATAACGTAGATTATTATAGCAAATATAATAATTAAAGTTGTGACAAAATAAAGTAAGTATGTTCCATCAATACCACCATTATCAATGATGTAACCTGCAATAAATGAAATAATTGAAAAAAATATGTTTGCTAGTCCAGTATAGATAGACATTGCACTAGAAATAACATTTCCTTTAACAATTTTCTTTATCAAATCAAATCCCACAATAACAATAAATGCCATAACAATACCATGTGCAGAAGAAACAAATAATAAGATTGGAATTGAATTAGTGTAATATAAAATAATCCATCTTAATAATAAGCATAATGCACCAAATAACATTAAATAAATATGTTGAACTTTTTTAGTAAACTTTATAACAAACGTAAAGAAAATAACTTCTGGAATTACTAAAAAGAAAAAAGATATACCTACAATGTTTGAATTACCACCTAAATCAAGAATTGAAAGTGATATATATGCTTGCGATACTTGAATAACACCATAAGATAGTCCCATTATGATAATAATTAATAAATATTGCTTATTTTGTAATAAACTTATTAAATCATCTTTAAAATTTGAACTATTTGCATTATTATCCTGATAAGTATTTTTTTGTTTTGCCATAAAAAATGCACTAACCACTATTAATACAGTATGAATATAAATAAACAAGGCACTATAATCTTCAAATCGTTCAAGTAAATACCCTGTTATAAGAGATGCTAAAATAAAAGCTAATGATGATAATGAACGAATCATTCCATAGTTTGCATTCTCTTGCGCACAATAATCAAGAGCTATTGTATCAGCTAATGGTATTAGTGCTGATCTTATTGCATTTATAAAAACATATAAAGTTACAATTATATAAAATGGTTTTAAAAAACTAAAAGGTATTAAAAATAAACTAGCTGCAATCGCACAAAAAATATAAACTAATTTAGGGTTTCTAATTTTATCAGCAATTATTCCAAATAAAGGAACAGATATTACAACAACCAATGCTGCCAATGAATAAAACAATCCAATTTGTGAACCAGAATAATGAAGTGTATCTTGTAAATAAATTGAATTAAATGGGAAAAAAGCTCCCAACCCAAAAAATAGTGTTATAAAAATAATTGTGATATTAAGAGTTTGTTTTTTCATTTTTGACCTCTTCTAGTTTTTTAATAAACTTATCTGGTAATGGTGCTTCAAATTCCATATATTCATTTGTTGTTGGATGAATTAAACCTAATCTTGTTGCATGTAAATATTGTCCATAAGATTGATCATCTTTTCGATAACCATACTTTGGATCTCCTACAATAGGATGATT contains these protein-coding regions:
- a CDS encoding PPP family 3-phenylpropionic acid transporter (product_source=KO:K05820; cath_funfam=1.20.1250.20; cog=COG2814; ko=KO:K05820; pfam=PF12832; superfamily=103473; transmembrane_helix_parts=Inside_1_6,TMhelix_7_25,Outside_26_39,TMhelix_40_62,Inside_63_70,TMhelix_71_90,Outside_91_93,TMhelix_94_111,Inside_112_130,TMhelix_131_150,Outside_151_159,TMhelix_160_177,Inside_178_205,TMhelix_206_228,Outside_229_237,TMhelix_238_260,Inside_261_266,TMhelix_267_289,Outside_290_293,TMhelix_294_316,Inside_317_328,TMhelix_329_351,Outside_352_360,TMhelix_361_383,Inside_384_387); the protein is MKKQTLNITIIFITLFFGLGAFFPFNSIYLQDTLHYSGSQIGLFYSLAALVVVISVPLFGIIADKIRNPKLVYIFCAIAASLFLIPFSFLKPFYIIVTLYVFINAIRSALIPLADTIALDYCAQENANYGMIRSLSSLAFILASLITGYLLERFEDYSALFIYIHTVLIVVSAFFMAKQKNTYQDNNANSSNFKDDLISLLQNKQYLLIIIIMGLSYGVIQVSQAYISLSILDLGGNSNIVGISFFFLVIPEVIFFTFVIKFTKKVQHIYLMLFGALCLLLRWIILYYTNSIPILLFVSSAHGIVMAFIVIVGFDLIKKIVKGNVISSAMSIYTGLANIFFSIISFIAGYIIDNGGIDGTYLLYFVTTLIIIFAIIIYVIFYSRRTE